In one Bradyrhizobium sp. 4 genomic region, the following are encoded:
- a CDS encoding alpha/beta hydrolase: MVGAVPKSKADIRADRARSGARGRALRLALISALVPLSLTLVQCGKAPNPAALAANSQANVQGNVPANVQVVAKTNQQVASSDSFEDRFPAPQFRERFPSASEGFLQRQMSDFSPKRAVQQQPEQAPYKVASLAPQAPYQRPPREDLTTLVSMKSSAFPYFGNNPASDAPFLNISKGDRRGHRSYSGRVFWQDETYNDNRVLMHVPEHFDVRKPGVIVVFFHGNGATLERDVRDRQLVPQQVTDSGANAILLAPQMAVDAADSSAGKFWQAGGLKRFIDESANHLARLTGDPNSARAFANMPIVIVGYSGGFLPTAWSLEVGGISDRVRGVVLLDAVYGEMDKFASWIESHRSGFFVSSYTHYTARRDRELMSTLRQKGITVSEDMDGPLRPGSVVFVETGDGITHRDYVTRAWTRDPLKDVLVKMSATPSLALTRVASTNPSASSR, translated from the coding sequence ATGGTCGGGGCCGTTCCGAAATCGAAAGCTGACATCCGCGCCGACCGGGCCAGGTCCGGCGCGCGCGGTCGTGCGCTCCGGCTTGCCCTGATCTCAGCCTTGGTGCCGTTGTCGCTGACCCTGGTTCAATGCGGCAAGGCGCCCAATCCGGCGGCGCTCGCGGCGAACTCGCAAGCCAACGTCCAAGGCAACGTCCCCGCCAACGTGCAGGTCGTTGCGAAGACAAACCAGCAAGTCGCAAGCAGCGACTCGTTCGAGGATCGCTTCCCGGCCCCCCAGTTCAGGGAGCGCTTCCCATCCGCGAGCGAGGGTTTTCTGCAACGGCAGATGTCGGACTTCTCACCCAAGCGCGCCGTGCAGCAGCAGCCGGAGCAGGCTCCCTACAAGGTCGCTTCGCTCGCGCCGCAGGCCCCCTACCAGCGTCCGCCGCGCGAGGACCTGACGACGCTCGTCAGCATGAAGTCGTCAGCCTTCCCCTATTTCGGCAACAACCCCGCCTCCGACGCGCCGTTCCTCAACATCTCCAAGGGCGACCGCCGCGGCCACCGCAGCTATTCCGGGCGCGTATTCTGGCAGGACGAGACTTACAACGATAATCGCGTCCTGATGCACGTGCCCGAACATTTCGACGTGCGGAAGCCAGGCGTGATCGTGGTGTTCTTCCACGGCAATGGCGCGACACTCGAGCGCGACGTGCGCGACCGCCAGCTGGTGCCGCAGCAGGTCACCGATTCCGGCGCCAATGCCATCCTGCTCGCACCGCAGATGGCGGTTGATGCCGCCGATTCCAGCGCAGGAAAATTCTGGCAGGCCGGCGGCCTCAAGCGCTTCATTGACGAGTCGGCAAACCATCTCGCCCGCCTCACCGGCGATCCCAACAGCGCCCGCGCCTTCGCCAACATGCCGATCGTGATCGTCGGCTACAGCGGCGGCTTCCTGCCGACAGCCTGGAGCCTCGAGGTTGGCGGCATCAGCGACCGTGTCCGCGGCGTCGTGTTGCTCGACGCCGTCTATGGCGAGATGGACAAGTTCGCCTCATGGATCGAGAGCCACCGCTCCGGCTTCTTCGTCAGCTCCTACACCCACTACACCGCGCGGCGCGACCGCGAACTGATGAGCACGCTGCGGCAGAAGGGCATCACCGTCTCCGAAGACATGGACGGCCCCTTGCGTCCGGGCAGCGTGGTGTTCGTCGAAACCGGGGACGGCATTACCCATCGCGACTATGTGACGCGAGCGTGGACGCGGGACCCGCTCAAGGACGTCCTGGTGAAGATGTCGGCGACGCCATCACTCGCGCTCACGCGCGTGGCCTCCACCAATCCATCCGCATCGAGCCGGTAG
- the thrS gene encoding threonine--tRNA ligase produces MTDQPNDQSKDLSKDQSKSEQPKSESGFQYSLSNLRPVTPPEKITLTFPDGARREYAKSITGLELAKGISPSLAKRTVAMALDGVVSDLDDAIEADARIELINRDDPRALELIRHDCAHVLAEAVQTLWPGTQVTIGPVIENGFYYDFFRNEPFTPEDFAAIEKKMRELIARDKPFTKEVWDREKTKQVFRDKGEAFKVELVDAIPGNEPIKIYYQGDWFDLCRGPHMTSTGKVGNAFKLMKVAGAYWRGDSNNPMLTRIYGTAFAKQEDLDAYLKQIEEAEKRDHRKLGRELDLFHFQEEGPGVVFWHAKGWTIFQQLIAYMRRRLAGDYSEVNAPQILDKSLWETSGHWGWYRENMFAAQSAGEEAEDKRWFALKPMNCPGHVQIFKHGLKSYRDLPLRLAEFGVVHRYEPSGAMHGLMRVRGFTQDDAHIFCMEDQLADECLKINELILSTYADFGFTGDLTVKLSTRPEKRVGTDAMWDHAERVMATVLREIQSQNNHIKTEINPGEGAFYGPKFEYVLRDAIGRDWQCGTTQVDFNLPERFGAFYIDHDSGKKPPVMVHRAICGSMERFIGILIEHYAGNFPLWLSPVQVVVTTITSEADEYAKQVLEQVRRAGLRAEIDLRNEKINYKVREHSLAKIPALLVVGKKEAETQSVSIRRLGSDGQQVTTTVEAIAALVDEATPPDVKRARGAA; encoded by the coding sequence ATGACCGACCAGCCCAACGACCAATCCAAGGACCTGTCCAAGGACCAGTCCAAGTCCGAGCAGCCCAAATCCGAATCCGGCTTCCAGTACAGCCTGAGCAATTTGAGACCCGTGACCCCGCCGGAAAAAATCACCCTCACCTTCCCCGACGGCGCCCGGCGCGAATACGCCAAGAGCATCACCGGCCTCGAACTCGCCAAAGGCATTTCGCCGTCGCTGGCCAAGCGCACGGTCGCGATGGCGCTCGACGGCGTGGTCTCCGACCTCGACGACGCAATCGAAGCCGATGCCAGGATCGAGCTGATCAACCGCGACGATCCGCGCGCGCTCGAGCTGATCCGCCATGACTGCGCCCACGTGCTTGCCGAAGCCGTGCAGACGCTGTGGCCGGGCACCCAGGTCACCATCGGCCCCGTGATCGAGAACGGCTTCTATTACGATTTCTTCCGCAACGAGCCGTTCACGCCGGAAGACTTTGCCGCGATCGAGAAAAAGATGCGCGAGCTCATCGCGCGCGACAAACCCTTTACGAAGGAGGTTTGGGATCGCGAAAAGACCAAACAGGTGTTTCGCGACAAGGGCGAGGCGTTCAAGGTCGAGCTGGTCGACGCCATTCCCGGCAACGAGCCGATCAAGATCTATTACCAGGGCGACTGGTTCGATCTCTGCCGCGGCCCGCACATGACCTCGACCGGCAAGGTCGGCAACGCCTTCAAGCTGATGAAGGTGGCCGGCGCCTATTGGCGCGGCGACAGCAACAACCCGATGCTGACCCGCATCTACGGTACGGCGTTCGCCAAGCAGGAGGACCTCGACGCTTATCTGAAGCAGATCGAGGAAGCGGAGAAGCGCGACCATCGCAAGCTCGGGCGCGAGCTCGACCTCTTCCATTTCCAGGAGGAAGGCCCGGGCGTCGTGTTCTGGCACGCCAAGGGCTGGACCATCTTCCAGCAGCTGATCGCCTATATGCGCCGGCGCCTGGCCGGCGACTATAGCGAGGTCAACGCCCCGCAGATCCTCGACAAGTCGCTGTGGGAGACCTCCGGCCATTGGGGCTGGTACCGCGAGAACATGTTCGCGGCGCAGTCGGCCGGCGAGGAGGCCGAGGACAAGCGCTGGTTCGCGCTGAAGCCGATGAACTGCCCGGGCCACGTGCAGATCTTCAAGCATGGCCTGAAGAGCTACCGCGACCTGCCGCTGCGGCTCGCCGAGTTCGGCGTGGTGCACCGCTACGAGCCGTCCGGCGCGATGCATGGATTGATGCGCGTGCGCGGCTTCACCCAGGACGACGCGCACATCTTCTGCATGGAGGATCAGCTCGCCGACGAGTGCCTGAAGATCAACGAGCTGATCCTGTCGACCTACGCCGATTTCGGGTTCACCGGCGATCTCACCGTCAAACTGTCGACCCGGCCGGAAAAACGCGTCGGCACCGACGCGATGTGGGATCACGCCGAGCGCGTGATGGCGACGGTGTTGCGTGAGATCCAGTCGCAGAACAATCACATCAAGACCGAGATCAATCCGGGCGAAGGCGCCTTCTACGGGCCGAAGTTCGAATATGTGCTGCGCGACGCCATCGGCCGCGACTGGCAGTGCGGCACCACGCAGGTCGACTTCAACCTGCCGGAACGGTTCGGTGCGTTCTACATCGACCACGACAGCGGCAAGAAGCCGCCGGTCATGGTGCACCGCGCGATCTGCGGTTCGATGGAGCGCTTCATCGGCATCCTGATCGAGCACTACGCCGGCAACTTCCCGCTCTGGCTGTCTCCGGTGCAGGTGGTGGTCACCACCATCACGTCGGAAGCCGACGAGTATGCCAAGCAGGTGCTGGAGCAGGTCCGGCGTGCGGGACTTCGGGCCGAGATCGACCTGCGCAACGAAAAGATCAACTACAAGGTCCGCGAGCATTCGCTGGCCAAGATTCCGGCACTGCTCGTGGTCGGCAAGAAAGAGGCCGAGACGCAGTCGGTCTCGATCCGCCGGCTCGGCAGCGACGGTCAGCAAGTGACGACGACGGTGGAGGCCATCGCCGCCCTCGTCGACGAGGCGACCCCGCCGGATGTGAAGCGGGCGCGCGGCGCGGCCTGA
- a CDS encoding amino acid permease, with product MTASDAGTAPWTGRLTGSGSGVSVLVATAIVVADMIGVGVFTSLGFQVKDIPSGFSILLLWTVGGIVALCGVFSYSELGAMFPRSSGEYNFLGRAYHPAFGFLAGWVSATVGFAAPVALAAMAFGEYAKSVVPGVPPIPLAIAVVWLVSLVQLTGVRHSSTFQLISTILKVVLIVAFLVAGFIVGVPQPIAFTPQTGDLAHIVSAPFAIGLVFVMYSFSGWNAATYIIGEMNMPQRDLPRALLAGTLIVLVLYVALNAVFLHSTPVGALAGQLDVASVAGSAIFGNLGGRIVGAMICFGLISSISAMMWIGPRVMMTMGEDIPALRVFSQRSVRGAPAYAILFQLAVANLLLFTRSFEAVLDFIQFALLFCSFFTVAGVIKLRITDPDLPRPYRAWGYPFTPLVFLLVTAFMMYYLLTERPVQSLSGMLVMLSGLLIYAVFRRRPVAAGTSSHCE from the coding sequence ATGACGGCATCAGATGCGGGTACTGCACCCTGGACCGGCCGGCTGACCGGAAGCGGGTCGGGGGTCTCCGTTCTGGTCGCGACCGCCATCGTCGTGGCCGACATGATCGGGGTCGGCGTCTTCACCAGCCTCGGCTTCCAGGTCAAGGACATCCCCTCGGGCTTCTCGATCCTCCTGCTGTGGACCGTCGGCGGCATCGTCGCGCTGTGCGGGGTATTCTCCTACAGCGAGCTCGGCGCGATGTTTCCGCGCTCGAGCGGCGAATACAATTTTCTCGGCCGTGCCTATCATCCCGCCTTCGGCTTTCTCGCCGGCTGGGTGTCGGCAACGGTTGGTTTTGCAGCACCCGTCGCGCTCGCCGCGATGGCGTTTGGCGAATACGCCAAATCGGTCGTCCCCGGTGTGCCGCCGATCCCGCTTGCCATCGCCGTCGTGTGGCTGGTCTCGCTCGTGCAACTGACCGGCGTCAGGCACTCCTCGACCTTCCAATTGATCTCGACCATCCTGAAGGTCGTGCTGATCGTTGCCTTCCTGGTTGCCGGCTTCATCGTCGGCGTGCCGCAGCCGATCGCCTTCACGCCGCAGACCGGCGATCTCGCGCACATCGTCAGCGCGCCTTTCGCGATCGGGCTCGTGTTCGTGATGTATTCGTTCTCGGGCTGGAATGCCGCGACCTACATCATCGGCGAGATGAACATGCCGCAGCGGGACCTGCCGCGCGCGCTGCTCGCGGGCACGCTGATCGTGCTCGTGCTGTACGTCGCGCTGAATGCGGTGTTTCTCCATTCGACCCCGGTCGGCGCACTCGCGGGTCAGCTCGACGTCGCCAGCGTCGCCGGCAGCGCGATCTTCGGTAATCTCGGGGGCCGGATCGTAGGCGCGATGATCTGCTTCGGCCTGATCTCATCGATCAGCGCGATGATGTGGATCGGCCCGCGCGTGATGATGACGATGGGGGAGGACATTCCGGCACTGCGCGTGTTCTCGCAGAGATCGGTCCGCGGCGCGCCGGCCTATGCCATCCTGTTTCAGCTCGCCGTCGCCAATCTGCTGCTGTTCACCCGCAGTTTCGAGGCCGTGCTCGACTTCATCCAGTTCGCGCTCTTGTTCTGCTCGTTCTTCACGGTCGCCGGCGTCATCAAGCTGCGTATCACCGATCCCGATTTGCCGCGGCCCTATCGTGCCTGGGGATACCCGTTCACGCCGCTCGTTTTCCTGCTCGTGACCGCCTTCATGATGTACTATTTGTTGACCGAGCGGCCCGTGCAATCGCTGTCGGGGATGCTCGTCATGCTCTCGGGCCTGTTGATTTATGCTGTTTTCCGCAGGCGGCCGGTCGCCGCTGGCACCTCATCACATTGCGAATAG
- a CDS encoding GrlR family regulatory protein, whose product MRQGLYKVDFHTVHGTGCGVVYVTEGKMRGGNSVFAFIGTCTGEGDSIRVKISTERHNDDPCFKALFGLDRITLTLAGREDGDSAEFEGTALQLPGVAFRAVLSRISD is encoded by the coding sequence GTGCGTCAGGGACTCTACAAGGTCGACTTCCACACGGTTCACGGCACGGGTTGCGGCGTCGTCTATGTGACCGAGGGCAAGATGCGCGGCGGCAATTCCGTTTTCGCGTTCATCGGCACCTGCACGGGCGAAGGCGACAGCATCAGAGTCAAGATCTCGACCGAGCGCCACAATGACGACCCTTGCTTCAAGGCCTTGTTCGGTCTTGACCGGATCACGCTGACGCTCGCCGGCCGGGAGGATGGCGATAGTGCGGAATTCGAAGGTACCGCACTGCAACTGCCGGGCGTTGCCTTTAGGGCCGTGCTGAGCCGGATCAGCGACTAA
- a CDS encoding serine hydrolase domain-containing protein: protein MKRREFLVGAALLAGTMARSRAADIPAPSSDGLDRITAYFDNEVTSGRLPGVVVLVQQHGKPVYLKTFGVRDTRTGLAMTSDTIFAIHSMTKPVTCLGAMMLIDQGKLALTDSVSKYIPLFADTKVGLEVTNPDGTLKVDLVAPVRPVNIEDLLRHTSGISYDYIGGKWVEQAYKAANIFEGQFDNREFAQRIARLPLARQPGTLWRYGHSTDVLGSVIEIISGQTLYAFLKQRIFDPLGMSSTKFALATEDELARMARPLPNDNILLAAERERLDHPEWQSGGGGLLSTITDYQRFSQMLLNGGEFDGKRYLSPAAFKAMTTDHVGPGSGVGRDYFYFPGDGFGYGYGLAVRTDPGNAKPPPPGSLGELKWDSGSGTYFGVDPKLDMVYLLMQQTQNERSRITPAFKALVYDCYPSELRRP from the coding sequence ATGAAGCGTCGTGAATTTCTGGTCGGAGCCGCGCTGCTGGCCGGCACGATGGCGCGAAGCCGCGCCGCCGACATCCCCGCGCCGTCGTCCGACGGGCTCGACCGTATCACCGCGTATTTTGACAACGAGGTGACGAGCGGCCGGCTGCCGGGCGTAGTGGTGCTGGTCCAGCAGCACGGCAAGCCGGTCTATCTGAAGACTTTTGGCGTGCGCGACACTAGGACGGGCCTCGCGATGACGTCCGATACGATCTTCGCCATCCACTCGATGACCAAGCCGGTCACGTGCCTCGGCGCGATGATGCTGATCGACCAGGGCAAGCTTGCGCTCACCGACTCCGTGTCGAAATACATTCCCCTCTTTGCCGACACTAAGGTGGGCCTCGAGGTCACCAATCCCGACGGCACGCTGAAGGTGGATCTCGTGGCCCCGGTCCGTCCCGTCAACATTGAGGATCTGCTGCGGCACACTTCGGGCATCAGCTACGACTATATCGGCGGCAAATGGGTTGAGCAGGCCTACAAGGCCGCCAACATCTTCGAAGGTCAATTCGACAACAGGGAGTTCGCCCAACGAATCGCGAGGCTGCCGCTGGCACGGCAACCGGGAACGCTGTGGCGCTACGGTCATTCCACCGACGTGCTCGGCAGCGTCATCGAGATCATCTCGGGCCAGACGCTGTACGCATTCCTCAAGCAGCGCATCTTCGATCCGCTCGGCATGAGCAGCACAAAATTCGCGCTGGCGACCGAGGACGAGCTCGCGCGGATGGCGCGGCCCCTGCCGAACGATAACATCCTGCTCGCCGCCGAGCGCGAGCGCCTCGACCATCCCGAATGGCAGTCCGGCGGCGGCGGCCTGCTCTCGACCATCACCGACTATCAGCGCTTCTCGCAGATGCTGCTCAATGGCGGCGAGTTCGACGGCAAGCGCTATCTCAGTCCTGCGGCGTTCAAGGCCATGACGACCGATCACGTCGGGCCGGGCTCGGGCGTCGGACGCGACTATTTCTATTTTCCGGGCGACGGTTTCGGCTATGGCTATGGCCTTGCGGTGCGGACCGATCCCGGCAACGCCAAACCGCCGCCGCCGGGCTCGCTCGGCGAGTTGAAATGGGACAGTGGCAGCGGCACCTATTTCGGCGTCGATCCCAAGCTCGATATGGTCTACCTGCTGATGCAGCAGACCCAGAACGAGCGCAGCCGCATCACGCCCGCCTTCAAGGCGCTGGTCTATGACTGTTATCCGTCCGAGTTACGCCGCCCGTGA
- a CDS encoding nitroreductase — protein MPDAIELLKTRRSVKPREMSGPGPSPAELETILTIGARVPDHGKLAPWRFIIFEGDARERAGEVIAKVFARKNPGAAAADVETERKRLTDAPLVIGIVSFTKPHPKVPAFEQELSAGASVMNIVTAATALGYGACWLTGWFSFDRDVLDGLGLKPDEKLAGFVHIGKPTRPSEDRPRPVLSEIVTRF, from the coding sequence GTGCCCGACGCCATCGAACTCCTGAAGACCCGCCGCTCGGTCAAGCCGCGCGAGATGTCCGGGCCCGGCCCCTCCCCGGCCGAGCTCGAGACCATCCTCACCATCGGCGCGCGCGTGCCCGACCATGGCAAGCTCGCGCCCTGGCGCTTCATCATCTTCGAGGGCGATGCGCGCGAGCGCGCCGGCGAGGTGATCGCGAAGGTGTTTGCCCGGAAGAATCCCGGCGCGGCAGCGGCCGATGTCGAGACCGAGCGCAAACGCCTCACGGATGCGCCGCTGGTGATCGGCATCGTCAGCTTCACCAAGCCGCATCCGAAAGTGCCGGCCTTCGAGCAGGAATTGTCGGCCGGCGCCAGCGTCATGAACATTGTCACGGCCGCGACCGCGCTCGGCTACGGCGCCTGCTGGCTGACCGGCTGGTTCTCGTTCGATCGCGACGTGCTGGACGGCCTCGGCCTCAAGCCGGACGAGAAACTTGCCGGCTTCGTCCATATCGGCAAGCCGACCAGGCCGAGCGAGGATCGTCCGCGACCGGTCCTTTCTGAAATCGTGACGCGGTTTTAA
- a CDS encoding MFS transporter has product MENARAGRFAPTALMLGNLVTGCSVLAPAGMLPELATGLDVSIHAAALLITFGAVILCIGSPLTAWLTSRIERRTLLTTTLAVLAFGNLASAFAPDYAGLLVIRLVMLAVGALYTPQAAGTAALIVPVERRGSTIAYIFLGWSLAAAVGLPLITFIASRYGWRAAYGGIGALGCVSFLLLLMRLPAGLKGTPVDLKTWSAVGRNRTILLLLAITMLQMSGQFVVFTFMGPLLNKLTGAGPDAIGMVFALYGVCGFLGVVIATRIVDTSGPYRTSLLFTCLLLAGITGWALGAGTLALMAGAVAIWGLGFASTNSMQQVRLVSAAPSLASATVALNTSVLYIGQAVGSAVGGLLFARELLHTLGFVAVGFVVLALILVVLTRPRPATVAPA; this is encoded by the coding sequence ATGGAAAATGCACGCGCCGGCCGTTTCGCGCCAACCGCCCTGATGCTCGGCAATCTCGTCACCGGCTGCTCGGTCTTGGCACCGGCGGGCATGCTGCCGGAATTGGCGACGGGGCTCGACGTCAGCATCCATGCGGCCGCGCTCCTGATCACCTTCGGGGCTGTCATCCTGTGCATCGGCTCGCCGCTGACGGCCTGGCTCACCAGCCGGATCGAACGCCGGACGCTGCTCACCACGACGCTCGCGGTGCTCGCTTTTGGCAATCTCGCCTCTGCCTTTGCGCCCGATTATGCAGGCCTCCTCGTCATCCGCCTGGTGATGCTCGCGGTCGGCGCGCTCTACACGCCGCAGGCCGCCGGTACGGCGGCGTTGATCGTGCCGGTGGAGCGTCGCGGCAGCACGATTGCCTACATCTTTCTCGGCTGGTCGCTCGCTGCCGCCGTCGGCCTGCCGCTGATCACCTTCATCGCCAGCCGCTATGGCTGGCGCGCGGCCTATGGCGGGATCGGCGCGCTCGGCTGCGTCAGCTTCCTGCTGTTGCTGATGCGACTGCCGGCGGGCTTGAAGGGCACGCCCGTGGATCTGAAGACCTGGAGCGCGGTCGGTCGCAACAGGACGATCCTGCTGCTGCTTGCGATCACGATGTTGCAGATGTCCGGGCAGTTCGTGGTGTTCACCTTCATGGGGCCGTTGCTCAACAAGCTGACCGGCGCAGGGCCCGATGCGATCGGCATGGTGTTCGCTCTCTATGGGGTCTGCGGCTTCCTCGGCGTTGTCATTGCGACCCGCATCGTCGACACCTCGGGACCCTATCGTACCTCGCTGCTGTTCACGTGCCTGCTGCTTGCGGGGATCACCGGCTGGGCGCTCGGCGCCGGCACGCTCGCGTTGATGGCGGGTGCGGTCGCGATCTGGGGCCTCGGCTTTGCCTCGACCAATTCGATGCAGCAGGTGCGGCTGGTCTCGGCCGCACCGTCGCTGGCATCGGCGACCGTCGCACTCAACACCTCCGTCCTCTATATCGGCCAGGCGGTCGGCTCTGCCGTCGGCGGACTGCTGTTCGCCCGCGAGCTCCTGCATACGCTCGGCTTCGTCGCGGTCGGCTTCGTCGTGCTGGCGCTGATCCTGGTGGTCCTGACCCGGCCCCGGCCGGCAACTGTCGCCCCGGCCTGA